The following are from one region of the Hydrogenophaga sp. BPS33 genome:
- a CDS encoding acetyl-CoA carboxylase biotin carboxylase subunit, with the protein MFHKVMIANRGAVAARVLRSLKALGIRTVAVHSEADQDLPYLALADEVYAIGASDPRASYLNQDALLDVMQRSGADGLHPGYGFLSENAGFAQRVNDSGACFIGPSPRWIEAMGHKTRARELMAQHGMPMGASSELLDTNEARTLAEAARVGYPVLVKPAGGGGGIGMLAARDDAQLLKAVEQARSLAQRSFGNAELYLERLVERPRHVEFQILADRHGNVRHLFERDCSVQRRHQKVIEEAGAPAIPRAQVDAAADQAASILAGLGYDVIGTVETLYDGAGHFHFLEMNTRLQVEHAVTEAVTGIDLVRAQVRLAWGDRLDDVLPKDIELQGHAIEARIYAEDPVRFFPSPGPLKTLRFPRAEGVRVETGFAEGNTITPFYDPMIGKLIAHGTTRAQAIERLVAALDATTIEGVKTNIAFVRQVLQSPSFNAGEVHTGLGAEVLEQARKQPTVPAPV; encoded by the coding sequence ATGTTCCACAAAGTGATGATCGCCAACCGGGGTGCCGTCGCCGCGCGCGTGCTGCGCTCGCTCAAGGCGCTGGGCATCCGCACGGTGGCCGTGCACTCCGAGGCGGACCAGGATCTGCCCTACCTTGCACTGGCCGACGAGGTCTACGCCATCGGCGCCTCCGATCCGCGCGCCAGCTACCTCAACCAGGACGCCTTGCTCGACGTCATGCAACGCTCTGGTGCGGACGGCCTGCACCCGGGCTACGGCTTCCTGTCGGAAAACGCCGGTTTCGCGCAGCGTGTCAACGACAGCGGTGCCTGCTTCATCGGCCCCAGCCCACGCTGGATCGAAGCCATGGGGCACAAGACGCGCGCGCGCGAGCTGATGGCGCAACACGGCATGCCCATGGGCGCGAGCTCCGAGCTGCTGGACACGAACGAGGCCCGCACGCTGGCCGAGGCGGCGCGCGTGGGCTACCCCGTGCTGGTGAAGCCGGCCGGCGGTGGTGGCGGCATCGGGATGCTGGCCGCGCGCGACGACGCGCAACTGCTCAAGGCCGTCGAGCAGGCGCGTTCGCTCGCACAGCGCAGTTTCGGCAACGCCGAGTTGTACCTCGAACGCCTGGTCGAACGGCCACGCCACGTGGAGTTCCAGATCCTCGCCGACCGGCACGGCAACGTGCGCCACCTGTTCGAACGGGACTGTTCCGTGCAGCGGCGCCACCAGAAAGTCATCGAGGAAGCCGGTGCGCCCGCCATCCCGCGCGCGCAGGTGGACGCGGCGGCCGACCAGGCGGCCAGCATCCTGGCCGGCCTGGGCTACGACGTCATCGGCACCGTGGAAACGCTGTACGACGGCGCGGGGCACTTCCATTTCCTGGAGATGAACACGCGGCTGCAAGTCGAGCACGCGGTCACCGAGGCCGTGACGGGTATCGACCTGGTCCGTGCCCAGGTGCGCCTGGCCTGGGGCGATCGGCTGGACGACGTGCTGCCGAAGGACATCGAGCTGCAGGGGCACGCCATCGAAGCACGCATCTACGCCGAAGACCCGGTGCGCTTCTTTCCCTCGCCGGGCCCGCTCAAGACATTGCGGTTTCCCCGCGCTGAAGGGGTTCGTGTGGAAACCGGCTTCGCCGAAGGCAACACGATCACGCCGTTCTACGACCCCATGATCGGCAAGCTGATCGCACACGGCACCACGCGCGCGCAGGCCATCGAGCGCCTGGTGGCCGCGCTGGACGCCACCACCATCGAAGGCGTGAAGACCAACATCGCCTTCGTCCGGCAGGTCCTGCAAAGCCCGTCGTTCAACGCCGGCGAAGTGCACACCGGCCTGGGCGCCGAAGTGCTGGAACAGGCCAGGAAGCAACCCACCGTCCCTGCGCCCGTGTGA
- a CDS encoding CaiB/BaiF CoA transferase family protein has protein sequence MNAPSPERRGPLAGHRVVELSSTIAGPVCARLLADFGADVIKIESHEGDPGRNFGAQIDGVSLYASSMYRNKRAIALDLKTPQGRDIALQLLDKADILVENFRPGVLDRLGLGEEVLRQRNPGLVTVRISGYGQSGPYRDLPGYGAICEAVAGVRHLTGDPDRPPARCALATTDYLTAVYAAFGTVMALYERTRSGIGQMIDVALYESAFSQMEEAVPTYARTGYVPKRQGSRLMNTAPNSLYPTQDGHWVLIAANNDAIFRRLANAMGHPEWATDPRYATQRARGERVEEIDGLVTAWSSQQTADDAVRILMEAEVPTSRVNTIADIFEDQHYRAREMLLKMPHPTLGEVTMTGVVPKLSRTPGEVTKVGSGIGEDTRDVLLNDLGMSEADLTRLEAARAIWCGPSPAESAHAGASQAAFG, from the coding sequence ATGAACGCACCTTCACCTGAGCGCCGCGGCCCGCTGGCCGGCCACCGCGTCGTCGAACTCTCCTCCACCATCGCCGGCCCCGTGTGTGCGCGGCTGCTCGCGGACTTCGGCGCCGACGTGATCAAGATCGAGTCCCACGAAGGCGACCCGGGACGCAACTTCGGCGCCCAGATCGACGGCGTGTCGCTCTATGCCTCGTCGATGTACCGCAACAAGCGCGCCATCGCGCTGGACCTGAAGACCCCGCAGGGACGCGACATCGCGCTGCAACTCCTCGACAAGGCCGACATCCTGGTCGAGAACTTCCGCCCCGGCGTGCTCGACCGGCTCGGCTTGGGCGAAGAAGTGCTGCGCCAGCGCAACCCCGGCCTGGTGACGGTGCGCATCAGCGGCTATGGCCAGAGCGGCCCTTACCGCGACCTGCCGGGCTACGGCGCCATCTGCGAAGCCGTGGCCGGCGTGCGCCACCTCACCGGCGACCCGGACCGCCCGCCCGCGCGCTGCGCGCTGGCCACCACCGACTACCTCACCGCCGTCTACGCCGCGTTCGGCACCGTCATGGCGCTGTACGAGCGCACGCGCAGTGGCATCGGCCAGATGATCGACGTGGCCTTGTACGAAAGTGCGTTTTCGCAAATGGAAGAAGCCGTGCCCACCTATGCCCGCACCGGCTATGTGCCCAAGCGCCAGGGTTCGCGCCTGATGAACACCGCGCCCAACAGCCTGTACCCCACGCAGGACGGCCACTGGGTGCTGATCGCGGCCAACAACGACGCCATCTTCCGACGGCTGGCCAACGCGATGGGGCACCCCGAGTGGGCCACCGACCCGCGTTATGCCACGCAGCGCGCGCGCGGTGAACGCGTGGAGGAGATCGACGGCCTCGTCACCGCCTGGAGTTCGCAGCAGACGGCCGATGACGCGGTGCGCATCCTGATGGAAGCCGAGGTGCCCACGTCGCGCGTGAACACCATTGCCGACATCTTCGAAGACCAGCACTACCGGGCACGCGAGATGCTGCTGAAGATGCCGCATCCCACGCTGGGCGAGGTGACGATGACCGGCGTCGTGCCCAAGCTGTCTCGCACGCCGGGCGAGGTGACGAAGGTGGGTTCGGGCATCGGCGAAGACACGCGCGACGTGTTGCTGAACGACCTGGGCATGAGCGAAGCGGATCTGACGCGTCTCGAAGCGGCGCGCGCGATCTGGTGCGGCCCGTCCCCCGCCGAGTCGGCGCACGCTGGCGCCTCCCAGGCCGCTTTCGGTTGA
- a CDS encoding FAD/NAD(P)-binding protein: MTDRRVVVIVGGGFSGAACAIHLSQRSQEPLDIRIVEPSAALGMGIAHAAVDPDLRLNGPAHIHSPYPDAPGDFADWMARTGEAALDPQATAASGLVFARRGAFGRYMAAEVARHARSNPSGSAIDHVQQQALRASPGAAHVEVGLHGGQRIRADHCILALGWNAVGTPRELSAISDHPGWFGNPWATHRFDAIGSGASVLLIGSGLTASDTFAVLAAKGHQGPVLALSRRGLRPASQNPHRSTRSMWERVFEQDPPLLREAGHALSMRQTVALLRRKIAEVDEATSSWHVPFDEFRDAAWILWNQWSPAEQRQYQRHVKSWYDSFRFRNPPQTEAIARAGVERGQLGFAAGRLRGAHRRGHGLHVSYASRERGECQTLHVDAIINCTGPQPRPSASQNPFWQALIADGVGRDAPGGAGIDVDMGGRLLDAHGRVHDRLFAIGPPTNGRFAEAIAVPYIVRGILDVARHALPHAHSEPTVLQGST; encoded by the coding sequence ATGACCGATCGACGCGTTGTCGTGATCGTGGGCGGCGGCTTCAGTGGCGCCGCGTGCGCCATCCACCTGAGCCAGCGCTCGCAGGAGCCGCTGGACATCCGCATCGTCGAGCCCAGCGCCGCGCTGGGCATGGGCATTGCCCACGCGGCCGTCGACCCCGACCTGCGGCTCAACGGCCCTGCCCACATCCACTCGCCCTACCCGGATGCCCCGGGCGACTTCGCGGACTGGATGGCGCGAACCGGCGAGGCGGCGCTGGACCCGCAGGCCACGGCGGCCAGCGGCCTGGTGTTCGCGCGGCGCGGCGCCTTCGGCCGCTACATGGCGGCCGAGGTCGCACGCCACGCACGGTCCAACCCGAGTGGCTCGGCCATCGACCACGTCCAGCAACAAGCCCTGCGCGCGTCGCCCGGTGCCGCGCACGTGGAGGTGGGGCTGCACGGTGGACAGCGCATCCGTGCGGATCACTGCATTCTCGCCCTGGGCTGGAACGCGGTCGGCACGCCGCGCGAGCTGTCCGCCATCTCTGACCACCCGGGCTGGTTCGGCAACCCCTGGGCCACGCACCGGTTCGACGCGATCGGCAGCGGGGCCTCGGTCCTGCTGATCGGCTCCGGCCTCACCGCCTCCGACACCTTCGCGGTGCTGGCCGCGAAAGGCCACCAAGGCCCGGTCCTGGCGCTGTCGCGGCGTGGCTTGCGCCCGGCCTCGCAGAATCCGCACCGGTCGACGCGTTCGATGTGGGAACGCGTGTTCGAGCAAGACCCCCCGCTCCTGCGCGAGGCCGGGCACGCGCTCTCGATGCGGCAAACAGTGGCCCTGCTGCGCCGCAAGATCGCCGAGGTCGATGAAGCCACGTCCAGCTGGCACGTGCCGTTCGACGAATTCCGCGATGCCGCCTGGATCCTCTGGAACCAATGGTCGCCGGCGGAACAGCGCCAGTACCAGCGCCACGTCAAGAGCTGGTACGACAGTTTCCGCTTCCGCAACCCGCCCCAGACCGAGGCGATCGCGCGGGCAGGTGTGGAGCGCGGGCAATTGGGTTTTGCGGCCGGCCGTCTGCGTGGCGCACATCGGCGCGGCCATGGGCTGCACGTGTCGTACGCGTCGCGGGAACGCGGCGAATGCCAGACCCTGCACGTCGACGCAATCATCAACTGCACCGGCCCGCAGCCTCGGCCCAGCGCCTCGCAAAACCCATTCTGGCAAGCCCTGATCGCCGATGGCGTGGGCCGCGACGCGCCGGGCGGCGCGGGCATCGATGTGGACATGGGCGGGCGCCTGCTCGATGCCCATGGCCGCGTGCACGACCGCTTGTTCGCCATCGGCCCACCCACCAACGGCCGCTTCGCCGAAGCCATCGCCGTGCCTTACATCGTGCGCGGCATTCTGGACGTGGCCCGCCACGCCCTGCCCCACGCCCATAGCGAACCCACCGTCCTCCAAGGCTCAACATGA
- a CDS encoding Bug family tripartite tricarboxylate transporter substrate binding protein, which yields MAFPSRRQVLGTLGAFGTMGTLGAGLWPGVAGAQAYPSRPIQVVVGYPPGSATDFIARLLGPKMSESMGQPLVIENKPGASGVLAATTVARMAGDGYTIMATVPGSTTAARAIFKDKLQYSPENDLIPIGLVGVSPLVLITLPTSGIKTAADFLAQAKSTPGGLNIGSYGVGSPSHFAIETLRAHSKIPLVHVPHSGPAAMQTALLSSVVPVAIDSITSALPLIKSGRVVPLAVTAAKRNASLPDVMTAAEAGLGTVETAGWVGFHAPKGTPPEIVQRLNAELNRALALPDVRQQLGTRMDIVGGSSASFATFIKTETDRLNKLTQDAKLSFE from the coding sequence ATGGCATTCCCCAGCAGACGACAGGTTCTCGGCACCCTGGGTGCGTTCGGCACCATGGGCACGCTTGGCGCGGGCCTGTGGCCCGGCGTGGCCGGCGCGCAGGCCTACCCTTCCCGCCCGATCCAGGTCGTGGTCGGCTATCCGCCGGGCAGCGCCACCGACTTCATCGCGCGTCTGCTCGGGCCGAAGATGTCCGAAAGCATGGGGCAACCCTTGGTGATCGAGAACAAGCCCGGCGCCAGCGGCGTTCTCGCGGCCACGACGGTTGCGCGCATGGCGGGCGACGGCTACACCATCATGGCCACGGTGCCCGGCTCGACCACGGCGGCCCGTGCGATCTTCAAGGACAAGCTGCAGTACTCCCCCGAAAACGATCTGATTCCGATCGGCCTGGTCGGCGTGTCGCCCCTGGTGCTCATCACGCTGCCGACCTCCGGCATCAAGACGGCGGCGGACTTCCTGGCCCAGGCCAAGTCCACGCCGGGCGGACTCAACATCGGTTCGTACGGCGTGGGATCGCCCTCGCATTTCGCGATCGAGACGCTGCGGGCCCACTCGAAAATCCCCCTGGTCCATGTGCCCCACAGCGGTCCGGCCGCGATGCAGACCGCCTTGCTGTCCTCCGTCGTTCCCGTCGCCATCGACTCGATCACCTCGGCCCTGCCGCTGATCAAATCGGGCCGCGTGGTTCCGCTGGCGGTGACCGCCGCGAAGCGCAACGCCTCGTTGCCCGATGTGATGACCGCCGCCGAGGCGGGCCTGGGCACGGTGGAAACGGCGGGCTGGGTGGGCTTTCACGCGCCCAAGGGGACGCCCCCGGAGATCGTGCAGAGGCTCAATGCCGAACTCAACCGCGCGCTCGCGCTGCCCGACGTGCGCCAGCAACTGGGCACGCGCATGGACATCGTGGGCGGCAGTTCGGCGTCCTTCGCGACCTTCATCAAGACCGAGACCGATCGCCTGAACAAGCTGACGCAGGACGCCAAGCTCTCTTTCGAGTAA
- a CDS encoding acyl-CoA carboxylase subunit beta: protein MTHPSSEWQPELDEMAQRRAGAAAHGGEEAVARLRAAGKRTAREHLLAIADPGSFRELGMLAGKGRYGAQGQLESFTPSNHVMGLAHLNGRRTVVIADDSSIRGGSSEAAVSEKWIYADRYANEYKLPLVRFVDTAGGSVKLLQQMGHTKIPGYALLPSQALLGEVPVVGVAVGACAGLGALRVATAHFTVMVRGQSQVFAAGPPVVKQALGIDIDKEALGGADVHRESGLVNNIANSQDDAFEMVRKFLSYMPANVWEQPSRGATADDPHREEPWLNDAIPRNRRKTFAPLPILKAIFDTDSVFEISPQYGRSTVTALARLHGYPVGVITNNPAIMGGALTAAAARKLERFVDMCDTFHLPIVNLPDQPGTMTGPNAEREGTMIATLKASAAIEQSTVPWISVVLRRTFGLAGSMLGPWVGPSGTALPHRFGWPSARWGSIPIEGGVAAAFKREIEASDDPQKTRDELEASFAPLGSPYRTAERFGVVDIIEPAQTRSLLCDWVGDAYRKTQRNLGPKLRPMR from the coding sequence ATGACACACCCCTCTTCCGAATGGCAGCCCGAGCTCGACGAGATGGCGCAGCGCCGGGCCGGCGCGGCCGCACACGGCGGCGAAGAAGCCGTCGCCCGGCTGCGGGCCGCGGGCAAACGCACGGCAAGAGAACATCTGCTCGCCATCGCCGACCCGGGCAGCTTTCGCGAACTGGGCATGCTGGCGGGCAAAGGCCGGTACGGCGCACAGGGCCAGCTGGAGTCGTTCACGCCGTCGAACCACGTCATGGGGCTGGCCCATCTGAACGGCCGCCGCACCGTGGTCATCGCCGACGACTCCTCGATCCGTGGCGGCTCGTCCGAGGCGGCGGTCTCCGAGAAGTGGATCTACGCAGACCGCTACGCCAACGAGTACAAGCTGCCGCTGGTGCGCTTCGTCGACACGGCCGGCGGCAGCGTGAAGCTGCTGCAGCAAATGGGGCACACAAAGATTCCGGGCTACGCGCTCCTGCCTTCGCAGGCGCTTCTGGGCGAAGTGCCGGTGGTCGGTGTGGCCGTCGGGGCCTGTGCCGGCCTGGGAGCATTGCGCGTGGCCACCGCGCATTTCACCGTCATGGTGCGCGGCCAGAGCCAGGTGTTCGCCGCCGGGCCGCCTGTGGTCAAACAGGCGTTGGGCATCGACATTGACAAGGAAGCCCTGGGCGGCGCCGACGTGCACCGCGAAAGCGGACTGGTGAACAACATCGCGAACTCGCAGGACGACGCGTTCGAGATGGTGCGCAAGTTCCTATCGTACATGCCCGCCAACGTATGGGAGCAGCCCTCAAGAGGCGCAACGGCCGACGACCCCCATCGCGAAGAGCCCTGGCTCAACGATGCGATTCCGCGCAACCGGCGCAAGACCTTCGCGCCGCTGCCCATTCTCAAGGCCATCTTCGACACGGACTCCGTCTTCGAGATCTCGCCGCAATACGGCCGCTCCACCGTGACCGCGCTGGCGCGCCTGCACGGCTACCCGGTCGGCGTGATCACGAACAACCCCGCCATCATGGGCGGCGCCCTCACTGCCGCCGCCGCCCGCAAGCTGGAGCGCTTCGTCGACATGTGCGACACCTTCCACCTGCCCATCGTCAACCTGCCCGACCAACCGGGCACCATGACCGGCCCGAACGCCGAACGCGAAGGCACGATGATCGCCACGCTCAAGGCCTCGGCGGCCATCGAGCAATCCACCGTGCCCTGGATCTCCGTGGTGCTGCGGCGCACCTTCGGCCTGGCCGGCAGCATGCTCGGGCCGTGGGTCGGTCCTTCGGGCACGGCGCTGCCGCACCGCTTCGGCTGGCCCTCCGCGCGCTGGGGCTCGATCCCCATCGAAGGCGGCGTCGCCGCGGCCTTCAAGCGCGAGATCGAGGCGTCGGACGATCCGCAGAAAACGCGCGACGAACTCGAAGCCAGCTTCGCACCGCTGGGCTCGCCCTACCGCACAGCCGAACGCTTTGGCGTGGTGGACATCATCGAACCCGCCCAGACCCGCAGCCTGCTGTGCGACTGGGTGGGCGACGCCTACCGCAAGACGCAGCGCAACCTCGGACCCAAGTTGCGCCCGATGCGCTGA
- a CDS encoding MarR family winged helix-turn-helix transcriptional regulator has translation MPSSSPSKTSRTASSTDKLAVVRANAIGRLLLLARKSFMRRVTQELRDQGKPELPAAFLSLSPYIDAEGTRNTDLAERAGVTKQAIGKIVKEYELNGLLMRTPDESDGRAWRVSITAEGLRQLAQTYRVVARIEKHYEALIGPDLFPEVRRALRLIVDDAAAPGAVAKHRSRGGKKGL, from the coding sequence ATGCCTTCATCCTCGCCGTCGAAAACTTCCAGAACAGCATCCTCTACCGACAAGCTGGCCGTCGTTCGGGCCAACGCCATCGGGCGCTTGCTGCTGCTGGCGCGCAAGAGTTTCATGCGCCGGGTGACGCAGGAACTGCGCGACCAGGGCAAGCCGGAACTGCCTGCCGCCTTCCTCAGCCTCTCCCCCTACATCGACGCCGAAGGCACGCGCAACACCGATCTGGCCGAGCGCGCCGGCGTGACCAAACAAGCCATCGGAAAAATCGTCAAGGAGTACGAGCTCAACGGTCTGCTCATGCGCACCCCCGATGAAAGCGACGGACGTGCGTGGCGGGTCAGCATCACGGCCGAGGGCTTGCGGCAACTGGCGCAAACGTACCGCGTGGTGGCCCGGATCGAAAAACACTACGAAGCGCTCATCGGGCCAGACCTGTTCCCCGAGGTCCGCAGAGCCTTGCGCCTGATCGTCGACGACGCAGCAGCGCCTGGCGCGGTCGCCAAGCACCGCTCCCGGGGCGGGAAGAAAGGGCTATGA
- a CDS encoding sensor histidine kinase: MNFKHLLELSSEIWLCASGGRISFANCAAHQFLAPAMPHVYLVGMALSDLGWEGIGRHTVSPCSVVTRRCDGSTVSTELRLAHDDDAGEMVIRVSMAAPASDVDAPPSPSQHLERLVRALDLCPDGMLLIRPATWTILDANEVACRMLRHTREQLIGAQPYGPWWEYLDREAIERDFRKLIGQYPQPLISEVQGYHRQGYRCPVELTKHAFQMGEEWIVAVTMRDLAERLFAQQQIEQMRLAVNEAVDGVYMIDPQSLEYVDLNEGAGKLYGTDRKTLLARGLKWVMKEANVEEAELREVYAELIRNYPLSLTNERQLRRDDGSITTIESTRRAVYLHDRWLIASVARDISQRKAAEEEIRRRMAELARSNLDLEQFAYVTSHDLMEPLRMMSSYAQLIKRRYADRLDSEGLEFIEFILGGAQRMRLLIDALLLYSRAGRATTQMKPLALDDALNDALANLAKAVSDSEVRIVRTPLPSVVADPIGMMQLFQNLIGNALKFRSETDPQVRIRIQDLETHWQISVEDNGIGIAPEFFDRIFQAFQRLHTRSTYEGAGIGLSICKKIVERHGGHIWVESRPGEGTAFHFTLPKQKAAEDS; this comes from the coding sequence ATGAATTTCAAGCATCTGCTGGAGCTATCGTCGGAAATCTGGCTGTGCGCCTCGGGCGGCAGAATCTCCTTTGCGAACTGCGCGGCGCACCAGTTCCTGGCCCCCGCCATGCCCCACGTCTACCTTGTGGGCATGGCCTTGTCCGATCTGGGCTGGGAGGGCATCGGGCGGCACACCGTGTCGCCCTGCTCCGTGGTCACCCGGCGCTGCGATGGCTCGACGGTCTCCACCGAACTGCGACTGGCGCACGACGACGACGCCGGCGAAATGGTGATCCGCGTGTCGATGGCTGCGCCCGCCTCCGACGTGGACGCGCCACCCAGCCCTTCGCAACACCTGGAGCGTCTCGTGCGCGCGCTCGATCTCTGCCCCGACGGCATGCTGCTGATCCGCCCGGCGACCTGGACCATCCTGGATGCCAATGAAGTGGCCTGCCGCATGCTGCGGCACACCCGCGAGCAGCTCATCGGCGCGCAACCCTATGGGCCGTGGTGGGAGTACCTGGACCGCGAGGCCATCGAGCGCGATTTCCGCAAGCTCATAGGGCAGTACCCGCAGCCCCTGATCTCCGAGGTTCAGGGCTACCACAGGCAGGGCTACCGCTGTCCGGTCGAACTGACCAAGCACGCGTTCCAGATGGGCGAAGAATGGATCGTGGCGGTCACGATGCGGGACCTGGCCGAGCGCCTGTTCGCCCAGCAGCAGATCGAGCAGATGCGCCTGGCCGTGAACGAGGCGGTGGACGGCGTGTACATGATCGACCCGCAAAGTCTGGAGTACGTCGACCTCAACGAAGGCGCCGGCAAGCTCTACGGCACCGACCGCAAGACCTTGCTCGCGCGCGGCTTGAAGTGGGTCATGAAAGAGGCCAACGTCGAGGAAGCGGAGTTGCGGGAGGTCTACGCCGAACTGATCCGCAACTACCCGCTTTCGCTCACCAACGAACGCCAGTTGCGGCGCGACGACGGCAGCATCACCACCATCGAGTCGACCCGTCGCGCCGTGTACCTGCACGACCGCTGGCTGATCGCCAGCGTGGCGCGCGACATCTCCCAGCGCAAGGCCGCGGAAGAAGAGATCCGGCGGCGCATGGCCGAGCTCGCGCGCTCCAACCTGGATCTGGAGCAGTTCGCCTACGTCACCTCACACGACCTGATGGAGCCGCTGCGCATGATGTCCAGCTACGCCCAACTGATCAAACGGCGCTACGCGGACCGGCTGGACAGCGAAGGGCTCGAGTTCATCGAGTTCATCCTCGGTGGCGCGCAACGCATGCGCCTGCTGATCGATGCGCTGCTCCTGTACTCCCGAGCAGGCCGCGCGACCACCCAGATGAAGCCACTGGCGCTCGACGATGCGTTGAACGACGCCCTGGCGAATCTGGCCAAGGCCGTGAGCGACAGCGAGGTGCGGATCGTGCGCACGCCACTGCCCTCGGTGGTAGCGGACCCGATCGGCATGATGCAGCTATTCCAGAACCTGATAGGCAACGCGCTCAAGTTCCGCAGCGAGACCGACCCGCAGGTGCGCATCCGGATCCAGGACCTGGAAACACACTGGCAGATCTCCGTGGAAGACAACGGCATCGGCATCGCGCCAGAGTTCTTCGACCGCATCTTCCAGGCCTTCCAGCGCCTGCACACGCGCAGTACCTACGAAGGTGCGGGCATTGGCCTGTCCATCTGCAAGAAGATCGTGGAGCGCCATGGCGGGCACATCTGGGTGGAGTCGCGCCCCGGCGAAGGCACGGCATTCCACTTCACACTGCCCAAACAAAAGGCAGCGGAGGATTCATAG